The nucleotide window AGGCCTGTCGGCATTTCCGGGCGGCGAACTATGGACCGAGGTATCCGGCTCATTTAAGGTGAACACTGTGCGCTTTGCACGCGATCAGCTCCACAAGTTCCTCTACTCGTTCATTCCACTTGATAAGGATCTGCCATGGACCGCATGATTTTCGCCAACCTCCCCGTCTCCGACCTGCAGAAGGCTACGGACTTCTACCTCGGCCTGGGCTTCACCCTGAACCCGGACTTCAGTTCGGATGAGGGCTCCTGCATCGTCATCTCCGACACCATTTTTGTCATGCTTTTGAAGCAGGACTTCTTCGCAGGCTTCCTTGCCGAGGGCAGCACCCCGCATCTGGGCTCCTCCGCGAAGGAAGTCCTGAACTGCCTCACCGCCTCGTCGGTCGAAGAAGTCGATGACCTGG belongs to Arthrobacter crystallopoietes and includes:
- a CDS encoding VOC family protein; translated protein: MDRMIFANLPVSDLQKATDFYLGLGFTLNPDFSSDEGSCIVISDTIFVMLLKQDFFAGFLAEGSTPHLGSSAKEVLNCLTASSVEEVDDLVGKAQASGGSVYLPAKESMPGMYGASIADPDGHVWELLWMSQESVDEHEHQDAGAAQA